One Chlamydiota bacterium DNA segment encodes these proteins:
- the pkn1 gene encoding Serine/threonine-protein kinase pkn1 has product MQQKLGDFDLLKELGEGTCGKVYLAENRFMKKKVCLKVLPKHWTKDESFVVKFKKEISQLTKLQHPNIVKIHHVTNAAETFFLVTDFITSKNDTPQSLKEFLASYKRSLPEDLVETILRQIGSALDYAHEKSLKSFPYIHRNIKPSNILIGSDKTFYLADFGLTKLLGLGPVLEKAIFAKMQAFNQGNDTTITELQHSFLQTYLFLSPEQKWYSKQKISTHSDVYSFGILAYYLLTKQFPEGNYQKPTELRTDLAKDWSACIDLFLKQDPKQRPSSIVETMEEILNQKVAKPLSSLEKHVEKVQRQVEEGVKLEKTKLEAKQQTLFPEDFEPDLKPEPLKRPTKDFDPIALIQTEMKVSHYSPEQTQVKTEIEPILSEMQVIHGGTFTRGSKYGPRDEMPQHTIELNTFAIETTAVMNRQFVRFLQNLGGIKDIYNCDMIKLKDSRVYLKKGEFLIEQGYDDHPVVGVTWYGADAYAKWVGKRLPTEAEWEVAASGGKIENLYPNGSKIDKRTAHYFSHDTMSIKSFSPNEFGLYDMAGNVYEWCQDWYNFHFYEMSKTEPDNPTGPKQGVYRVLRGGCWKSLIEDLRCCHRHRNNPGNCNATYGFRCACNVK; this is encoded by the coding sequence ATGCAACAGAAGTTAGGGGATTTTGATTTATTGAAAGAATTGGGTGAAGGCACCTGTGGAAAAGTCTATCTTGCTGAAAATCGCTTCATGAAAAAGAAGGTGTGTTTAAAAGTCCTTCCTAAGCATTGGACAAAAGATGAAAGCTTTGTTGTAAAATTCAAGAAAGAGATTAGCCAGCTGACAAAATTGCAGCACCCTAACATTGTGAAAATTCACCATGTCACAAATGCAGCTGAAACCTTTTTTCTTGTGACAGATTTTATCACATCTAAAAATGATACACCTCAGAGTTTAAAAGAGTTTTTGGCTTCCTATAAACGCTCGCTTCCAGAAGATCTGGTGGAAACCATTTTAAGACAGATTGGATCTGCTTTAGATTATGCCCACGAAAAATCGCTAAAAAGCTTTCCTTACATTCACCGAAATATCAAACCAAGCAATATTTTAATTGGAAGTGATAAGACGTTTTATCTTGCGGATTTTGGGCTGACAAAACTGCTTGGATTGGGGCCCGTTTTGGAAAAAGCTATCTTTGCAAAGATGCAAGCTTTTAATCAAGGCAATGACACAACAATTACAGAGTTGCAACATTCATTTTTGCAAACTTACCTCTTTTTATCACCGGAACAAAAATGGTATTCCAAACAAAAGATATCAACACATAGCGATGTGTATAGTTTTGGCATTTTGGCCTATTACTTACTCACCAAACAGTTCCCTGAAGGAAATTACCAAAAACCCACAGAGTTGCGCACAGATTTAGCCAAAGATTGGAGTGCGTGTATTGATCTGTTTTTGAAGCAAGACCCCAAACAAAGACCCTCTAGCATTGTTGAGACAATGGAAGAAATATTGAACCAAAAAGTCGCAAAACCTTTATCGAGCTTGGAAAAGCATGTGGAAAAGGTGCAAAGACAAGTCGAAGAGGGTGTCAAACTTGAAAAAACCAAACTTGAAGCAAAGCAACAAACACTCTTTCCTGAAGATTTTGAGCCCGACCTTAAGCCAGAGCCCTTAAAGCGACCTACCAAAGATTTTGATCCGATCGCCTTGATTCAAACCGAGATGAAAGTATCGCATTATAGTCCAGAGCAAACCCAAGTCAAAACGGAAATAGAACCCATCTTATCAGAAATGCAGGTGATCCATGGAGGGACATTTACTAGAGGATCTAAATATGGCCCCAGAGATGAAATGCCTCAGCATACTATTGAACTCAACACATTTGCCATTGAAACAACTGCGGTGATGAACAGGCAATTTGTGCGCTTTTTACAAAATCTTGGTGGGATTAAGGATATCTATAATTGCGACATGATCAAACTTAAAGATTCTCGTGTCTATTTAAAGAAAGGGGAATTTTTGATTGAACAGGGATACGATGATCATCCTGTTGTGGGTGTGACTTGGTATGGAGCGGATGCTTATGCGAAATGGGTTGGCAAAAGACTGCCTACAGAAGCAGAATGGGAAGTTGCGGCCTCTGGTGGTAAAATCGAAAATCTCTATCCAAATGGATCAAAAATCGACAAAAGAACGGCCCATTACTTTAGCCATGATACAATGTCCATTAAAAGCTTCTCTCCCAACGAGTTTGGCCTCTATGACATGGCAGGAAATGTGTATGAATGGTGCCAGGATTGGTACAATTTTCATTTTTACGAAATGTCCAAGACAGAACCTGATAATCCAACAGGTCCTAAGCAAGGCGTCTACCGGGTGCTGCGCGGAGGATGCTGGAAAAGCCTCATTGAAGACTTGCGCTGTTGTCATCGCCATCGCAATAATCCCGGTAACTGCAACGCCACCTACGGCTTTCGCTGCGCCTGCAATGTGAAGTAA
- the rnhC gene encoding Ribonuclease HIII, translating into MASFVKQIDLGLEKKLKNDLKEQDFEFSCPQYTCFQAKKKHLTVTLYTSGKLVVQGKNMQEFIEFYLEPLLNDFSYSYKELYTDTTPHIGSDEAGKGDFFGPLCVCAAYASEQDIRRLLDDGIKDSKTISDKKILKLTDKIRQYLTFEVIAISPVKYNLLYETFQNLNELLAWGHARAIHKVYEKTGCDQVLVDQFAKKHVLEKKIAHLKIPITLVQRTKAEEDVVVAAASVLARHAFLKGMEQLEKIAKCPIPKGASKKVIETGYLLREKGFELKNFAKTHFKTHDEILKRSS; encoded by the coding sequence ATGGCATCTTTTGTAAAACAAATTGATCTTGGCTTAGAAAAAAAACTCAAAAATGATCTAAAAGAACAAGATTTTGAGTTTTCTTGCCCTCAATATACCTGTTTTCAAGCCAAAAAAAAGCACCTTACTGTCACTTTGTACACAAGTGGAAAACTTGTTGTGCAGGGAAAAAACATGCAAGAGTTTATCGAATTTTACCTAGAGCCCCTCTTAAACGACTTTTCTTATTCTTATAAAGAACTTTACACAGATACTACACCACACATTGGATCAGATGAAGCGGGAAAAGGCGATTTTTTTGGTCCCCTTTGTGTCTGTGCCGCCTATGCTTCTGAACAAGATATCCGAAGATTACTAGATGATGGAATCAAAGATTCTAAAACAATTTCAGACAAAAAAATCTTAAAACTCACCGATAAAATACGTCAATATCTCACCTTTGAAGTGATCGCGATTTCTCCTGTCAAATACAATCTTTTATATGAAACGTTTCAAAATTTAAACGAACTTTTAGCTTGGGGCCATGCAAGAGCGATTCACAAAGTGTATGAAAAAACAGGATGCGATCAAGTCCTTGTCGATCAATTTGCGAAAAAACATGTTTTAGAAAAAAAAATCGCCCATTTAAAAATTCCTATCACGCTTGTGCAACGCACAAAAGCTGAAGAAGACGTGGTTGTAGCAGCCGCTTCCGTTTTAGCAAGACATGCCTTTTTAAAAGGCATGGAGCAATTAGAAAAAATAGCCAAATGCCCCATTCCTAAAGGAGCGAGCAAAAAAGTGATTGAAACGGGATATTTATTAAGAGAAAAAGGATTTGAGCTCAAAAATTTTGCAAAAACCCATTTTAAGACCCACGACGAAATCCTCAAACGTTCTTCTTAA
- the gpr gene encoding L-glyceraldehyde 3-phosphate reductase, with product MDYNRLGNSGLKVSEIGLGTWLTFGERFGLEDAREQMHIAFDHGVNLFDTAELYANGLAELMLGEILRGFVRSDVVVITKIFFGGDGINDMGHSAKRLREGLDNSLRRLQLDYVDIVFAHRFDVDTPMEETVAAMDLIIKQGKALYWGTSEWEKEQIEEAHKVAMQMNAAPPRVEQPQYNMLHRTKVEKDFAELAKNYGMGMTIWSPLASGFLTGKYLKSIPKESRYTKNPKFRHEDKKNDKQKVLKFMKMAKELGCSMAQLALAWCLKNKNVSSTLIGATSEKQLVENLKSVQVKKKLTSSVMEKIDQVLKS from the coding sequence ATGGATTACAATCGTTTAGGAAATAGTGGGCTTAAAGTCTCTGAAATTGGCCTTGGCACATGGCTGACTTTTGGTGAGCGCTTTGGACTTGAAGATGCAAGAGAGCAGATGCATATCGCATTTGATCATGGAGTGAATCTTTTTGATACAGCTGAACTTTATGCCAATGGGCTTGCGGAATTGATGCTTGGGGAGATTTTGCGTGGATTTGTTCGCTCCGATGTTGTGGTGATCACAAAAATCTTCTTTGGAGGCGATGGTATCAATGATATGGGCCATTCTGCGAAAAGATTAAGAGAAGGGTTGGATAATTCTTTAAGACGCTTACAGCTCGATTATGTGGATATTGTCTTTGCACATCGCTTTGATGTCGATACACCCATGGAAGAGACTGTCGCTGCTATGGATCTTATTATCAAGCAAGGAAAAGCGCTTTATTGGGGAACGAGCGAATGGGAAAAAGAGCAAATTGAAGAAGCACACAAAGTAGCAATGCAAATGAATGCTGCGCCTCCTAGAGTAGAACAACCCCAATACAACATGCTGCATCGAACAAAAGTGGAAAAAGATTTTGCTGAGCTTGCCAAAAACTACGGGATGGGAATGACGATTTGGTCGCCTTTAGCGTCAGGTTTTTTAACGGGAAAATATTTAAAATCGATTCCTAAAGAATCGAGATATACAAAAAATCCTAAATTTAGACATGAAGACAAGAAAAATGATAAGCAAAAAGTTTTAAAGTTTATGAAAATGGCAAAAGAACTGGGTTGCTCAATGGCGCAATTGGCGCTTGCTTGGTGTCTAAAAAATAAAAATGTATCTAGCACTTTAATTGGGGCCACAAGCGAAAAGCAACTTGTAGAAAACCTCAAATCTGTCCAAGTCAAGAAAAAGCTCACATCTTCGGTGATGGAAAAGATTGACCAAGTATTGAAGTCTTAA
- the nagZ gene encoding Beta-hexosaminidase has protein sequence MKFLICCLFFGCLFAHVPEFLEPKYVDLAKKEVASLSIKEKVARLFFAPCFSENNDFYLEDLKALIQEKQIGGVLFSRGTVVAQKKLIDTFDNLSNHSLIYALDAEWGVAMRLNDMPGFPRNMTLGAIQDESLLFEVGKKIGQQCVCAGVHFNFAPVLDVNNNPKNPIIHMRSFGDRPLDVARRGTLLFQGMQTKGVLAFGKHFCGHGDTHIDSHEDLPVLDFDRERLNQTELVPFKAAIDQGIGGMMIGHLKVPVIDSKFPTSLSEKALNLLKKELGFEGLVITDALNMKAIVNQYGLLEAALIAYQAGCDLFCYLVLDQEKLKQMICEVIPQSIDLIAQKIEEKVLLEEELDEKVIKLIACQKWMENKRKAVDPKKNDTYMIQMLYDKAMTYLGDPQNLMLDPHEKLQLVSLGEAKTKTLQTCLDRHMLLEEKTLENLDPNQKTLCVLYKMDKNDPDLQKLKNLKNTLFIVFDTPYLLQHFTKDQNVLLCYEETIFSQNSAYKALMGVLFPQGKLPVEVFFSQP, from the coding sequence ATGAAATTTTTGATTTGTTGTTTGTTTTTCGGGTGTTTGTTTGCTCATGTGCCAGAATTTTTAGAACCTAAATATGTCGACTTAGCCAAAAAAGAGGTGGCATCACTTAGTATAAAAGAAAAAGTCGCACGCCTTTTCTTTGCTCCCTGTTTTTCCGAGAACAATGATTTTTATTTGGAAGACTTAAAGGCTCTTATTCAAGAAAAACAGATTGGTGGTGTGCTGTTTTCTAGAGGCACTGTTGTGGCTCAAAAGAAGCTCATTGATACATTCGATAATCTGTCTAACCATTCATTGATTTATGCATTGGACGCCGAATGGGGTGTGGCAATGCGCCTCAATGATATGCCAGGCTTTCCTCGTAATATGACTCTGGGTGCAATTCAAGACGAATCTCTGCTTTTTGAAGTGGGTAAAAAGATAGGTCAACAATGTGTATGTGCTGGAGTGCATTTTAATTTTGCGCCCGTTTTGGATGTGAACAATAATCCTAAAAATCCCATCATCCATATGCGTAGTTTTGGTGATAGGCCATTGGATGTGGCAAGAAGGGGAACTCTTCTGTTTCAAGGGATGCAAACAAAAGGTGTTTTGGCTTTTGGTAAGCACTTTTGTGGGCATGGAGATACGCATATCGATTCGCATGAAGATTTGCCTGTTCTCGACTTTGATCGAGAAAGACTGAATCAAACAGAGCTTGTGCCTTTTAAAGCAGCCATTGATCAAGGAATTGGGGGGATGATGATAGGGCACTTAAAGGTGCCTGTAATAGATAGCAAATTTCCTACATCATTATCTGAAAAAGCCTTAAATCTTTTGAAAAAAGAGCTTGGATTTGAGGGCCTTGTAATTACAGATGCGCTCAATATGAAAGCGATTGTGAATCAATATGGTTTGCTTGAGGCAGCTTTGATAGCTTATCAAGCAGGTTGTGATCTATTTTGCTACCTTGTTCTTGATCAGGAAAAATTGAAGCAAATGATTTGTGAAGTCATTCCTCAATCTATCGATTTGATTGCTCAGAAAATTGAAGAAAAGGTGCTTTTAGAAGAAGAATTGGATGAAAAGGTGATCAAACTCATTGCGTGTCAAAAATGGATGGAAAACAAGCGAAAAGCTGTAGATCCTAAAAAAAATGACACGTATATGATTCAAATGCTCTATGACAAAGCGATGACTTATTTGGGTGATCCTCAAAATCTTATGCTCGACCCTCATGAAAAATTGCAGCTTGTTTCTCTAGGAGAAGCTAAAACAAAAACTCTGCAAACATGTTTGGATAGGCACATGTTACTTGAAGAAAAAACACTTGAAAACCTCGATCCAAATCAAAAAACACTTTGTGTGCTTTATAAAATGGATAAAAATGATCCTGATTTACAAAAATTGAAAAATCTAAAAAATACGCTATTTATTGTGTTTGACACGCCCTATTTGCTCCAACATTTCACAAAAGATCAAAATGTTTTGCTTTGCTATGAAGAGACGATTTTTTCGCAAAATAGCGCCTACAAAGCTTTAATGGGTGTCTTGTTTCCTCAAGGAAAACTTCCTGTTGAAGTTTTTTTTTCTCAGCCTTAA
- the esiB_1 gene encoding Secretory immunoglobulin A-binding protein EsiB — translation MDEDQNRKKLAELYMLAVDQGNARAQFDLGLCYMKGTGVSKDEKKAVEFYTLSADQGYALAQHNLGTCYQRGVGVSRDEKKAVKFYTLAVDQGLASAQYNLGICYMNGIGISRDRKKAAELYTLAVDQGLAPAQYFLGVCYIHGTGVDKDEKKGVEFYMLAADQGYPKAQSGLGMCYIDGTGIEKDEKKAVELFRLAAEKKDIVAQYSLGMCYIHGQGVDKDRKRTVEYFTLAANQGFSLAQHYLGACYENGIGVEKDEKKALELYMLAANQGIDLAHQAIERLSRVK, via the coding sequence ATGGATGAGGATCAAAATAGGAAAAAGTTAGCAGAACTTTACATGTTAGCAGTAGATCAAGGAAATGCTCGAGCTCAATTTGATCTAGGTTTATGTTACATGAAAGGAACAGGTGTATCCAAGGATGAAAAGAAAGCAGTAGAGTTTTATACATTATCTGCAGATCAAGGATATGCTTTAGCTCAGCACAATCTGGGAACATGTTATCAGAGGGGAGTAGGTGTATCTAGGGACGAAAAGAAAGCGGTAAAATTTTATACATTAGCTGTGGATCAAGGATTAGCTTCAGCCCAATACAACTTGGGCATATGCTACATGAATGGTATAGGTATAAGTAGGGATAGAAAAAAAGCAGCTGAACTTTATACGTTGGCTGTGGATCAAGGACTCGCTCCAGCTCAATACTTCTTGGGGGTATGCTATATACATGGAACTGGCGTAGATAAAGATGAAAAAAAAGGGGTTGAATTTTACATGTTAGCTGCAGATCAAGGATATCCCAAAGCTCAATCCGGGTTGGGGATGTGTTATATAGACGGAACAGGAATTGAAAAAGATGAGAAGAAAGCTGTAGAGCTTTTTAGATTAGCTGCAGAGAAGAAGGATATCGTAGCCCAATATAGCCTAGGAATGTGTTATATACATGGACAGGGTGTAGATAAAGATAGAAAGAGAACTGTAGAATATTTTACATTAGCGGCCAATCAAGGATTCTCTCTAGCACAGCATTATCTAGGAGCGTGTTATGAAAATGGAATAGGTGTTGAAAAGGATGAGAAAAAAGCATTAGAGCTTTATATGTTAGCTGCAAATCAAGGAATAGATTTAGCTCATCAAGCTATAGAAAGATTATCTAGAGTGAAATGA
- the hemN gene encoding Oxygen-independent coproporphyrinogen-III oxidase-like protein, with amino-acid sequence MVSLYFHIPFCHSKCPYCHFYTLKSTPSLQTLFSKALFKEFEQKKHLLFGKSITSIYFGGGTPTQMPSAFYAQLLDLITQNCTIDNTCEITIEANPEDLTKEYAQHLSTSRIHRISFGVQAFQPHLLNLLGRRAHKNTCIEAIDIAYTSNIHNISIDLMYEVPNQTVLDFQQSLQHIQTLPITHISIYNLTFEPNTPFKKRETHLAPLLPKESETIKMLACLQNLSHMGFKRYEISAFAKPGFESKHNLGYWTARPFLGFGPSAFSYWNSIRFKNENHLINYCKNIENNRPTIDFSELLEKEARIKELLAVQLRTLDGVNLNQFKAQHGSLSKELHGTIQQLIDQNLLEHSDRLKLTEKGLDFYDSVAQAII; translated from the coding sequence ATGGTAAGCCTGTATTTCCACATCCCCTTTTGTCACTCTAAATGCCCTTATTGCCATTTTTATACGCTCAAAAGCACTCCCTCATTGCAAACACTCTTTTCAAAGGCTCTTTTTAAAGAGTTTGAACAAAAAAAACATCTGCTGTTTGGCAAATCTATTACCTCTATCTATTTCGGCGGAGGGACTCCGACGCAAATGCCAAGTGCATTTTATGCTCAATTGCTAGATTTGATTACCCAAAACTGCACGATTGACAACACATGCGAAATCACGATAGAAGCCAACCCTGAAGACCTTACAAAAGAGTATGCGCAGCATCTATCTACATCCAGAATCCATCGCATCAGTTTTGGTGTTCAAGCGTTTCAACCGCATCTACTCAATCTGCTTGGAAGACGCGCGCATAAAAACACATGCATCGAAGCTATTGACATCGCTTACACATCCAATATCCACAATATTTCCATCGATTTGATGTATGAGGTGCCCAACCAAACAGTATTGGATTTTCAACAAAGTTTACAGCATATCCAAACCTTGCCCATCACACACATCTCCATTTATAACCTCACCTTTGAACCTAATACCCCATTCAAAAAAAGGGAAACACACTTAGCTCCCCTTCTACCCAAGGAATCTGAGACCATTAAAATGCTTGCATGTTTGCAAAACTTATCCCATATGGGATTTAAGCGTTATGAAATCTCCGCTTTTGCAAAACCTGGGTTTGAATCCAAGCACAATTTAGGCTACTGGACAGCACGTCCTTTTTTAGGATTTGGCCCCTCTGCATTTTCTTATTGGAATTCCATACGATTTAAAAATGAAAATCATTTGATCAACTATTGCAAAAATATTGAAAATAATAGACCCACAATCGATTTTTCCGAGCTTTTAGAAAAAGAAGCGCGCATCAAAGAGTTGCTTGCTGTACAATTGCGTACGCTCGATGGCGTCAATCTCAATCAATTTAAAGCACAACACGGCTCCCTCTCAAAAGAGCTTCACGGCACCATCCAGCAACTCATCGATCAAAATCTTTTGGAACACTCCGATCGACTCAAGCTGACAGAAAAAGGGCTCGATTTTTACGACTCTGTGGCCCAGGCTATTATTTGA
- the mfpA gene encoding Pentapeptide repeat protein MfpA has product MIKYQEDKTITSKDFSKQSLEECSFVSCTFENCHFKEANLNQASFSSCCFKCCDFTLTKIDNCRFQDCRFEESKIIGLKFFKCDTRLFSIRLIGCVMQYCNFSDLNMKKTSFKGSKLRECYFTNVNLQQADFGKTDLSSTIFHNCNLCKANFVDAINYFIDPKNNNLKGAKFSFPEAISLLEALEIKVNN; this is encoded by the coding sequence ATGATCAAGTATCAAGAAGATAAAACCATCACATCGAAGGATTTTTCTAAGCAATCTTTGGAAGAGTGTTCTTTTGTTAGTTGTACTTTTGAAAATTGTCACTTTAAAGAAGCGAATCTAAATCAAGCGAGTTTTTCTTCTTGCTGTTTCAAATGTTGTGACTTTACTTTGACCAAAATTGATAATTGCCGTTTTCAAGATTGTCGTTTTGAAGAGAGTAAAATTATCGGTCTTAAATTTTTTAAATGTGATACTCGACTTTTTTCTATCAGGTTGATCGGTTGTGTGATGCAATATTGCAATTTTTCAGACTTGAACATGAAAAAAACATCTTTTAAAGGATCTAAGCTGCGTGAATGTTACTTTACAAATGTCAATTTACAACAAGCGGATTTTGGGAAAACAGATTTGTCTAGCACAATTTTTCACAACTGCAATTTATGTAAGGCTAATTTTGTAGACGCAATCAATTATTTCATCGATCCTAAAAATAATAATCTTAAGGGAGCAAAATTTTCTTTTCCCGAGGCCATCAGTCTACTAGAAGCTTTAGAAATTAAGGTTAATAACTGA
- the fbaB gene encoding Fructose-bisphosphate aldolase class 1: MSLEEIEKILKEKSALLSYKSPLPFKEQIHQPGPDFVDRIFCASDRNNRTLGSLTRLFDHGRLKNTGFMSILPVDQGIEHSAGFSFAPNPMYFDPENIVKLAMEGGCNAVASTLGVLGAVSRKYAHKIPFIVKLNHNELLTYPTTYDQIAFGHVKQAYDMGAVAVGATIYFGSKESDRQIIEISKTFHHAHEHGLATILWCYTRNSAFKTQTQDFHTAADLTGQANHLGVTIEADIIKQKLPDTNFGFKTLKFGKYSDAMYEKLSTDHPIDLTRYQVLNCYMGRMGLINSGGASGGNDLQDAISTAVVNKRAGGMGLISGRKAFQRPFKEGVELLHAIQDVYLCDKIDLA, encoded by the coding sequence ATGTCATTAGAAGAAATTGAAAAGATTTTAAAAGAAAAAAGTGCATTGCTTTCTTATAAAAGCCCTTTGCCTTTTAAAGAACAGATCCATCAACCTGGCCCTGATTTTGTAGATCGTATTTTTTGTGCGTCAGATAGGAATAATCGCACGCTTGGCTCTTTGACAAGACTTTTTGATCATGGACGATTAAAAAATACAGGATTTATGAGCATTTTGCCAGTGGATCAAGGCATTGAACATTCTGCAGGATTTTCCTTTGCTCCCAATCCCATGTATTTTGATCCAGAAAACATTGTGAAGTTGGCAATGGAAGGAGGCTGCAATGCGGTTGCCTCTACGCTTGGTGTTTTGGGAGCTGTGTCTAGAAAGTATGCGCATAAGATTCCATTCATTGTGAAACTTAATCACAATGAACTTTTAACCTACCCAACCACCTACGACCAAATTGCCTTTGGGCATGTCAAGCAGGCCTATGACATGGGCGCTGTGGCCGTGGGTGCAACCATCTATTTTGGGTCTAAAGAATCAGATCGTCAAATCATAGAAATTTCCAAAACATTCCACCATGCCCATGAACATGGTCTTGCGACGATCTTGTGGTGTTATACAAGAAATTCTGCATTTAAAACACAGACCCAAGATTTTCATACAGCTGCTGATTTGACAGGACAAGCCAATCATTTGGGTGTGACGATTGAAGCAGATATTATCAAACAAAAGCTTCCCGATACAAATTTTGGTTTTAAAACACTGAAATTCGGGAAGTATTCAGATGCAATGTACGAAAAGCTTTCTACAGATCACCCGATTGATCTGACACGCTACCAAGTACTCAATTGTTACATGGGGCGTATGGGACTCATCAACAGTGGTGGTGCTAGCGGGGGCAATGATCTGCAAGATGCGATTAGCACGGCTGTGGTGAATAAAAGGGCAGGTGGCATGGGACTTATTTCTGGAAGAAAAGCATTCCAACGTCCTTTTAAAGAAGGTGTTGAGCTTTTACATGCTATCCAAGATGTTTATCTTTGTGATAAGATCGATCTGGCATGA
- the mqnE gene encoding Aminodeoxyfutalosine synthase yields MQDELITQMPTKELAHIASKILEKKRLNAKEGLYLFETPFLESVCLLADYVRKEHCGNAVTFATTYFVHPTNLCELSCPFCSFYAKPGWKTAWFHTPEEIAEKIKKHMHLGLTEIHVVGGLWKSANLDYYEKLFGLIKEIDPNLHIKALEPVEYDYLSKLHNMSVKDVLKTMIGFGLGSMPGGGAEVLDEQIRKKIAPQKISSDRYLEIHKIAHSLNIQSNITMLFGTYEDPSSLITHLMRVRETQDETGGFKTCVPYPYHAQNNALGKRQHLLKPKDPIRVFAITRLMLDNVRNLKVLWNYLGIDRALNILNCGGNDLGSTAIDEKVITMAGGIKVHMTKNTLCDLIKSINRVPKHIHSGLEKTMGVVHA; encoded by the coding sequence ATGCAAGATGAGCTAATCACACAAATGCCAACAAAAGAGCTTGCGCATATTGCATCCAAAATCCTTGAAAAAAAACGTTTGAATGCAAAAGAAGGTTTATACCTTTTTGAAACTCCTTTTTTAGAAAGTGTCTGTTTGCTAGCAGATTACGTGAGAAAAGAGCATTGTGGCAACGCAGTGACATTTGCTACAACGTATTTTGTGCACCCGACCAATCTATGCGAGCTTTCTTGTCCATTCTGTTCTTTTTATGCCAAACCTGGTTGGAAAACGGCTTGGTTCCATACCCCAGAAGAAATTGCTGAAAAAATCAAAAAGCATATGCATTTGGGCCTAACAGAAATTCATGTTGTGGGAGGGCTTTGGAAAAGTGCCAATCTCGATTATTATGAAAAACTTTTTGGCCTGATCAAAGAAATCGATCCCAACTTACATATCAAAGCGCTCGAGCCTGTGGAATATGATTATTTGAGCAAACTTCACAATATGAGTGTAAAAGATGTGTTAAAAACAATGATCGGATTTGGCTTAGGTTCCATGCCAGGAGGAGGAGCTGAAGTATTAGATGAACAGATTCGAAAAAAAATTGCGCCTCAAAAAATTTCCTCTGACCGTTATTTAGAAATTCACAAAATTGCCCACTCATTGAATATTCAATCCAATATCACCATGCTCTTTGGAACCTATGAAGATCCCTCGTCACTCATCACCCACCTCATGCGTGTTCGCGAAACACAAGATGAAACTGGGGGCTTTAAAACATGCGTCCCCTATCCATACCATGCGCAAAATAATGCTCTTGGAAAACGCCAACATTTGCTCAAGCCCAAAGATCCTATTAGAGTTTTTGCCATAACGCGTTTGATGTTAGACAATGTGCGCAATTTAAAAGTTCTTTGGAATTACCTTGGAATAGATCGTGCTCTAAACATCCTAAATTGTGGAGGAAATGACCTAGGTTCCACAGCGATTGATGAAAAAGTGATCACTATGGCAGGTGGCATTAAAGTACACATGACAAAAAACACGTTATGTGATTTAATTAAAAGCATAAACAGAGTTCCAAAACACATCCATTCTGGATTGGAAAAAACGATGGGAGTTGTACATGCTTAA